One stretch of Euphorbia lathyris chromosome 7, ddEupLath1.1, whole genome shotgun sequence DNA includes these proteins:
- the LOC136234700 gene encoding protein YCF54, chloroplastic has product MLSLAVGSSASMAKLSPHCVNGRNLAQLPTSNLVFKGSQNPSYLSIATGSISSFKTAVAAIDSNELGSSSDKQQANKYYFVVANAKFMLDEEEHFKELLFERLRMYEERNKEQDFWLVIEPKFLDKFPNFTKRLNRPAVALVSTNGPWITYMKLRLDRVLSDSYEADTIEEALASNPTTIEFEKPEKWVAPYAKYEYGWWESFLPAAVAKESKV; this is encoded by the exons ATGTTAAGTCTTGCAGTTGGTTCATCAGCTTCCATGGCTAAGCTCTCTCCGCATTGTGTTAATGGCAGAAACTTAGCTCAGCTTCCAACCTCGAACCTTGTTTTCAAAGGATCGCAAAATCCTTCGTATCTCTCCATCGCAACCGGATCGATTTCCTCCTTTAAGACTGCCGTTGCGGCCATCGACTCTAATGAGCTCGGTTCCTCCTCCGATAAG CAACAAGCAAATAAGTACTATTTTGTTGTTGCAAATGCAAAATTCATGCTGGATGAAGAGGAGCACTTCAAGGAGCTGTTATTCGAGCGCCTTCGTATGTATGAGGAGCGCAATAAAGAACAGGACTTCTGGCTTGTGATTGAGCCTAAGTTCCTTgacaaattccctaacttcaCCAAGAGGTTGAATAGACCGGCTGTTGCTCTTGTCTCAACTAATGGTCCTTGGATCAC ATATATGAAATTAAGATTGGATCGGGTTTTATCTGATAGCTATGAAGCCGACACCATAGAAGAAGCATTAGCTTCCAACCCGACCACTATAGAGTTTGAGAAGCCAGAAAAATGGGTGGCACCATATGCCAAGTATGAATACGGGTGGTGGGAGTCTTTCTTACCTGCTGCTGTGGCTAAAGAATCAAAAGTATAG
- the LOC136201415 gene encoding bifunctional bis(5'-adenosyl)-triphosphatase/adenylylsulfatase FHIT-like codes for MGKALLQLLPFLAFSRSKTRTFLLPPPSSKRFRLFATKMSTESYKFGPYGIDAKEVFYSTQLSFALVNLRPVVPGHVLVCPRRQVKRFVDLSADEVSDLWSVAQKIGGRLESYHQATSLTFTMQDGPEAGQTVAHVHIHILPRKGGDFQNNDEIYDAIDGKEKELKEKLDLDKERKDRSMEEMAQEAAQYRSLFL; via the exons atggGGAAAGCATTGCTGCAACTGCTCCCCTTTCTTGCTTTCAGTCGCTCTAAAACCAGaacctttcttcttcctcctccttcctCAAAACGATTCCGACTCTTCGCCACCAAG ATGTCAACGGAATCTTACAAGTTCGGCCCTTACGGAATAGACGCCAAGGAAGTATTTTACTCCACCCAGCTTTCATTTGCGTTGGTCAACCTCCGCCCTGTTGTTCCTGGT CATGTGCTAGTCTGCCCAAGGCGCCAAGTAAAGCGTTTTGTTGATCTCAGTGCTGATGAGGTTAGTGATCTATGGTCCGTGGCACAGaaaattggcggtcggcttgaGAGCTACCACCAAGCAACCTCGCTCACATTTACGATGCAA GATGGTCCCGAGGCAGGACAGACTGTAGCTCATGTTCATATCCACATTCTTCCGAGGAAAGGCGGTGATTTTCAGAACAATGACGAGATTTATGACGCA ATTGATGGGAAGGAGAAGGAATTGAAAGAGAAGTTGGATTTAGATAAGGAAAGGAAGGATAGAAGCATGGAGGAGATGGCTCAAGAGGCAGCTCAATATAGATCACTTTTCCTCTAA